In Hugenholtzia roseola DSM 9546, one DNA window encodes the following:
- a CDS encoding AAA family ATPase, translating to MNHNLPKLPLGEQDFAQMRNKEMVYVDKTNFIYQLFFVRQE from the coding sequence ATGAACCACAACCTACCCAAATTGCCATTAGGCGAACAAGATTTTGCACAAATGAGAAATAAAGAAATGGTTTATGTAGATAAAACCAACTTTATTTATCAACTTTTTTTTGTCCGACAGGAAAA